The proteins below are encoded in one region of Calditrichota bacterium:
- a CDS encoding DUF3387 domain-containing protein: MVQTVRETVSLDCASLRRLVKRVLPRYGYPPDKQEKATQTVLEQAALLCAEWAAAREWRLPSLSTQPISPRALRRRRKTGECGSPGKNPCADASLVC, from the coding sequence TTGGTGCAGACCGTCCGCGAGACCGTTTCGTTAGACTGCGCCAGCTTGCGGCGCTTGGTCAAGCGCGTCCTGCCCAGGTACGGCTACCCGCCGGACAAGCAGGAAAAGGCGACGCAGACGGTGTTAGAGCAGGCAGCCCTTCTGTGTGCGGAGTGGGCGGCGGCACGAGAGTGGCGTCTCCCAAGCCTTTCCACCCAACCCATATCCCCGCGCGCCCTGCGGCGGAGACGCAAAACGGGAGAATGTGGAAGCCCGGGCAAGAACCCATGTGCCGACGCAAGCCTTGTGTGCTAA